A part of Terriglobus roseus genomic DNA contains:
- a CDS encoding CRTAC1 family protein encodes MLSSLAVAKCHAQGGSSSGPPAAPVYGEDHKPITESGFVKSGPVVFKEDAATAGLTSWHHTMGTPEKSLILETTGSGVAMIDYDRDGWLDLYFVNGSTWDAEKGKARAPHAALFHNNHDGTFTDVTAKAGVANDRWGFGVAVGDYDNDGWPDLYVSNYGKNRLYHNNHDGTFTDVADKAGVTLGNWSTGATFGDYDGDGRLDLFVPGYVHFDMNHLPLSGTAEVGFLNCSFRGTHTMCGPKGLRGEPDHLFHNNGDGTFTDVSEKAGVADKKGNYGFSSTFVDMDGDGKQDLLVTDDSSPNYLYRNKGDGTFEDVSLISGFALNQQGRDQANMGLAIGDYRNNGLLDLYTGTFSDDYKPLFRNEGDLNFSEITPEMGLAAATYPFLTWATGFIDFDNDGWKDIFLVNGHVYPQADHSDWGTSFRQRPLLFHNTNQGTKFIMMPPVVGSGLAEVIPGRGAAFGDLFNDGRIDVVINNLDQSPSLLRNVDNNTNHWVGLQLVGSGKSPKDATGTTVYLTTGSLRQRGDVLSGGSYESNNDPRIHFGFGSANSVDGLEIHWTDGSVTKLKLPAVDRFYTIEEGRGIVAGVYDSPAPVQAVSKNK; translated from the coding sequence ATGTTGTCGTCCTTGGCGGTGGCCAAATGCCACGCGCAGGGAGGATCGTCCAGCGGACCACCGGCTGCGCCTGTCTATGGCGAGGACCACAAACCCATCACGGAAAGCGGTTTCGTTAAGTCCGGCCCCGTTGTTTTTAAAGAAGATGCGGCGACCGCGGGCCTGACGAGTTGGCACCACACCATGGGAACACCGGAGAAGTCATTGATCCTGGAGACGACTGGTTCGGGTGTGGCGATGATCGACTATGACCGCGATGGTTGGCTGGATCTCTACTTCGTAAACGGTTCCACGTGGGATGCGGAGAAGGGCAAGGCACGCGCGCCGCATGCCGCGCTGTTCCATAACAATCATGACGGAACCTTCACGGATGTGACAGCAAAGGCTGGCGTTGCGAATGATCGTTGGGGCTTTGGTGTCGCCGTCGGCGACTACGACAATGATGGTTGGCCCGACCTTTACGTTTCGAACTACGGTAAGAATCGGCTGTATCACAACAACCATGATGGTACGTTCACTGACGTTGCGGATAAGGCAGGAGTCACGCTCGGCAACTGGTCCACTGGTGCCACCTTCGGTGACTACGATGGCGACGGACGGCTGGACCTGTTTGTGCCCGGTTATGTTCATTTCGATATGAATCATCTGCCGCTGTCGGGCACTGCTGAAGTGGGATTCCTGAACTGCTCGTTTCGCGGAACGCACACGATGTGCGGCCCGAAAGGGCTTCGCGGCGAGCCAGACCATCTGTTCCACAACAATGGTGATGGCACGTTTACCGACGTAAGTGAAAAGGCTGGTGTCGCGGATAAGAAAGGGAATTACGGTTTCAGTTCCACGTTTGTTGACATGGATGGCGATGGCAAGCAGGATCTGCTTGTTACCGATGACTCATCGCCGAACTATCTGTATCGCAACAAAGGCGACGGCACATTTGAAGATGTCAGCCTGATCTCGGGCTTCGCGTTAAACCAACAGGGGCGCGATCAGGCCAACATGGGACTAGCGATTGGTGACTACCGCAACAATGGTTTGCTTGATCTATACACGGGTACTTTCTCTGACGATTACAAGCCGCTGTTTCGTAATGAAGGTGATTTGAACTTCTCTGAGATCACGCCGGAGATGGGACTTGCTGCGGCCACTTACCCTTTTCTAACTTGGGCGACCGGATTTATTGATTTCGATAACGATGGCTGGAAAGACATCTTCCTGGTCAATGGTCACGTATATCCGCAGGCGGATCATTCTGACTGGGGCACGTCGTTTCGACAAAGGCCGCTGTTGTTCCACAACACAAATCAGGGAACGAAGTTCATCATGATGCCGCCAGTTGTGGGGTCGGGACTTGCCGAAGTGATTCCGGGACGCGGTGCAGCGTTCGGCGATCTGTTTAACGACGGCAGGATTGATGTGGTGATTAACAATCTTGATCAGTCGCCATCATTGTTGCGAAATGTCGATAACAATACGAATCACTGGGTGGGACTACAGCTTGTAGGTTCAGGGAAGTCACCGAAGGACGCTACGGGAACAACGGTTTATCTGACTACTGGAAGCTTGCGGCAGCGTGGGGATGTGCTGAGCGGCGGAAGCTATGAATCGAATAATGATCCCCGCATTCACTTCGGATTTGGCAGTGCGAACAGCGTTGACGGTTTGGAGATTCACTGGACTGATGGAAGTGTAACGAAGCTTAAGTTGCCAGCGGTCGATCGCTTTTACACCATTGAAGAAGGGCGTGGGATTGTTGCTGGAGTGTACGATTCTCCTGCGCCAGTGCAGGCTGTTTCGAAAAACAAATAG
- a CDS encoding tetratricopeptide repeat protein — protein MERRLHPQTAGRILLGFGIPALLVFALLPVGKTFAGQQSATANGAAVPQYTTPVYVPATIPAHAELNPERKKWADMIRRSYDFGVMSDNISLPGNAQVEGGDFIQPGAFPTAQYCGYCHKEAFAEWRQSLHSNSFRTPFYRTSVNIVINTKGIQFSRHCDSCHNPIAVLSGALTKNSMVDRRFDQDGVTCMTCHSIGQVQSTLGNGGYVMSVPSVMTDAQGNRIPGQVPYKDILAHPDRHAAAVMRPLMKQPEFCAACHKANLPDSLNEYKWIRAFTTYDEWQNSKFSEQNPLTFYKGNYLACQGCHMERFDATLPEPGAKHGSFASHRWTAGNTAVPTYYGFNEQIDKTLAFLKRGTFLNVDLFGVKVNGSKELVAPLGERNFNVKPNDVVEAYVVVQNKNIGHSLIPEVRDLFEAWMEFEAKDATTGKVIYHSGYLKPDGSLDESAHSFTNRPVNTGGTFVDNHKVWTIHSMAYDNTVQAGRSVLVRYEFRVPADVKQGVSITARVNYRHLRHSYTDNIFGKGSGYKELPVVEIASRTRLLSMGDNHPERAAAGDNPAWMRWNNLGIALLDQLQYGDALNAFREAVNLHPSDADGYTNMAVTNIQWEKFAPARTALEKALEISPGNARALYYLALVERRDGNTSQEIADLKQVVAQYPRSIDARRELGVSYYQSGDQKSAMEQFQALQNIDPDDVAAHYNLSLLYRRNGMKDSAKQQGALFALKKTDPGAPTYSQDFLRMHPEISTESIPWHVHSSLHHTHPTDGSAVTETPSGSLH, from the coding sequence ATGGAACGACGTCTTCATCCGCAAACCGCAGGTCGCATCCTTCTCGGATTCGGGATCCCCGCTCTACTTGTGTTCGCACTTCTTCCGGTTGGAAAGACGTTTGCAGGACAACAAAGTGCAACAGCAAATGGGGCTGCGGTACCTCAGTACACTACACCGGTTTATGTGCCTGCCACGATTCCTGCTCATGCGGAATTGAATCCAGAACGGAAGAAATGGGCTGACATGATTCGTCGGAGCTATGACTTTGGCGTGATGTCAGACAACATCTCGTTGCCCGGCAATGCGCAGGTGGAAGGCGGAGACTTTATTCAGCCAGGAGCTTTTCCTACTGCGCAGTATTGCGGATATTGCCACAAGGAAGCCTTTGCGGAGTGGCGTCAGTCATTGCATTCCAACTCATTCCGTACGCCGTTTTATCGCACCAGCGTCAATATTGTTATCAACACGAAGGGTATTCAGTTTTCGCGTCATTGCGATAGCTGCCACAACCCCATTGCGGTGCTTTCAGGAGCGTTGACGAAGAACTCGATGGTGGATCGTCGCTTTGATCAGGACGGTGTGACCTGCATGACATGTCACTCCATTGGCCAGGTGCAATCCACGCTGGGCAATGGTGGTTATGTGATGAGCGTGCCTTCCGTCATGACCGATGCGCAGGGCAATCGCATACCTGGCCAAGTGCCTTACAAAGATATCCTCGCGCATCCTGATCGTCATGCCGCTGCTGTGATGCGTCCGCTGATGAAGCAACCCGAGTTCTGTGCCGCATGCCACAAGGCGAATCTTCCTGACTCGCTGAATGAGTACAAATGGATTCGCGCTTTTACGACTTACGATGAGTGGCAGAACTCCAAGTTCTCAGAACAGAACCCGCTTACGTTTTACAAAGGGAACTACCTGGCCTGTCAGGGCTGCCACATGGAGCGCTTTGATGCAACTCTTCCAGAGCCCGGAGCCAAGCATGGCAGTTTTGCATCGCATCGCTGGACTGCAGGAAATACTGCAGTGCCAACGTACTACGGATTCAATGAACAGATCGACAAGACGCTCGCCTTCCTGAAACGCGGAACCTTCCTTAACGTTGACCTATTCGGTGTGAAGGTCAATGGCAGTAAGGAGCTTGTGGCACCGCTGGGCGAGAGGAACTTCAACGTAAAGCCGAATGATGTTGTGGAAGCATACGTTGTTGTCCAGAACAAGAACATCGGTCACTCGTTGATCCCTGAGGTACGCGATCTTTTTGAAGCATGGATGGAGTTCGAAGCCAAAGACGCTACCACTGGCAAGGTGATCTATCACAGTGGTTACCTCAAACCCGACGGATCGCTGGACGAATCAGCGCATAGCTTCACGAATCGTCCTGTGAACACTGGCGGCACTTTCGTCGACAACCATAAGGTGTGGACGATTCATTCCATGGCCTACGACAACACCGTTCAGGCGGGGCGCTCTGTCCTCGTACGTTACGAGTTCCGCGTACCGGCCGATGTGAAGCAGGGTGTTTCCATTACGGCCCGCGTTAACTATCGGCACCTTCGTCACAGTTATACCGACAACATCTTTGGTAAGGGGAGCGGCTACAAAGAATTGCCGGTTGTCGAAATCGCTTCACGCACTCGCCTTCTTTCGATGGGAGACAATCATCCGGAGCGCGCTGCTGCAGGTGATAATCCTGCGTGGATGCGCTGGAACAATCTTGGCATCGCGCTGCTGGATCAACTGCAGTATGGCGACGCTCTCAACGCCTTTCGCGAAGCCGTAAATCTGCATCCAAGCGATGCGGACGGCTATACCAACATGGCGGTCACAAACATTCAGTGGGAGAAGTTTGCACCAGCCCGTACTGCACTGGAGAAGGCTTTGGAGATAAGTCCAGGCAATGCGCGTGCCCTTTATTACCTTGCCCTAGTGGAGCGGCGTGACGGTAATACATCGCAGGAGATCGCGGATCTTAAGCAGGTCGTCGCGCAGTATCCACGTTCCATCGACGCGAGAAGGGAACTGGGCGTTTCTTACTACCAGTCCGGCGATCAGAAGAGCGCTATGGAACAGTTCCAAGCTTTGCAGAACATTGATCCCGATGACGTGGCGGCACATTACAACCTGTCGCTGTTGTATCGCCGCAATGGAATGAAAGACAGTGCCAAGCAGCAGGGAGCGCTCTTTGCTCTTAAGAAGACCGATCCTGGCGCCCCAACATACTCGCAGGATTTTCTGCGGATGCATCCGGAGATTTCTACCGAAAGCATTCCGTGGCATGTTCACTCGAGTCTGCATCACACGCATCCCACGGACGGCAGTGCAGTGACGGAAACACCATCGGGGAGTCTGCACTGA
- the panD gene encoding aspartate 1-decarboxylase produces MEASVKMMKSKLHRATVTQSDLHYEGSIGIDTDLLDQSGILVNEAVHVWNVNTGQRWETYAIPQLAGTGQIQVNGAAARLAQVGDLIIIAAFSWMPESAAKEHTPRVVLLNESNKPLPNA; encoded by the coding sequence ATGGAAGCAAGTGTGAAGATGATGAAGTCCAAGCTGCACCGTGCAACGGTGACGCAATCGGATCTTCATTACGAAGGCAGCATCGGCATCGACACGGATCTTCTTGATCAATCAGGCATTTTGGTGAACGAAGCCGTACATGTGTGGAACGTGAATACCGGCCAACGTTGGGAAACATATGCCATCCCCCAGCTCGCAGGCACAGGGCAAATTCAGGTGAATGGAGCGGCAGCAAGGCTTGCGCAGGTAGGCGACCTGATTATCATTGCGGCATTCTCATGGATGCCAGAAAGCGCCGCCAAAGAACACACGCCTCGTGTCGTTCTTTTGAATGAGAGCAATAAGCCACTTCCCAACGCATAG